One window of Papaver somniferum cultivar HN1 chromosome 9, ASM357369v1, whole genome shotgun sequence genomic DNA carries:
- the LOC113311412 gene encoding uncharacterized protein LOC113311412, giving the protein MDFEEDETIDKSWLELPRNHLDYEAGVKNFMKFACRDLELVEEIWCPCRKCNNKNLLKPSKVEAHIMWKGFLQGYVHWIYHGEGEEEDYMSTGTVIGDEDDRMKELINEMVPDYDEDAPKDEASNFYQVLEDAKVPLYPGCEKYSRLSFTIHLLHIKCQGGLSIKWFNVLLNLLIKAFPDAKLPRNFYEARKTISNLGHSYTKIDACPNDCMLYWKDDADRNDCRVCGVSRWKTVSSNTNNGSENRRTPKGKKIPEKQLRYFNLKPRLQKLFMSPQPATDMRYHAEERINDGLLRHPADAKTWKTFDKRHTTFAADPRNVRLALASDGMNPYGNMMNPHSTWPVVLIIYNLPPWEVMQEQNFILSMIISGPKSPGNDIDVYLQPLIEELKELWYVGVTTYDASKKEYFQLRAALLGTINDFPALAMLSGWSTKGSLACPCCGSDPCSTRLRYGGKFCYMQHRRFLPADHKWRQQTTPFNGEKELREKPHLMNGDEINHQLAHFEQVEFGKNAKQNGLTPTVPVDFDHNWKKKVYFSGRVAICEHNFVFP; this is encoded by the coding sequence ATGGATTTCGAAGAAGATGAAACTATCGACAAGAGTTGGTTGGAACTGCCAAGAAACCATCTTGACTATGAAGCGGGTGtcaaaaatttcatgaaatttgcgTGTCGCGACTTAGAACTAGTGGAGGAAATATGGTGTCCGTGTAGAAAGTGCAATAACAAAAACTTACTCAAACCAAGTAAGGTGGAGGCACATATAATGTGGAAAGGGTTTCTGCAAGGATATGTCCATTGGATATACCATGGGGAGGGTGAGGAGGAGGACTATATGTCTACTGGTACTGTGATTGGGGATGAAGACGACCGAATGAAGGAACTGATAAATGAGATGGTGcctgattatgatgaagatgcTCCAAAAGACGAAGCTTCAAATTTTTACCAGGTCCTGGAAGATGCAAAGGTTCCACTATATCCTGGTTGTGAAAAGTACTCACGGTTGTCCTTTACTATACACTTGCTTCACATCAAGTGCCAAGGTGGTCTGAGCATCAAGTGGTTTAACGTGCTACTGAATCTCTTGATCAAGGCATTTCCAGATGCCAAACTTCCAAGGAACTTTTACGAAGCTAGGAAAACAATCAGTAACTTGGGTCATAGCTACACTAAGATCGATGCTTGTCCTAACGATTGCATGTTATATTGGAAAGATGACGCAGATAGAAATGATTGTCGGGTATGTGGTGTTTCTAGATGGAAAACCGTTTCATCTAATACTAATAATGGGTCAGAAAATAGAAGGACACCGAAAGGGAAGAAGATTCCTGAAAAACAACTAAGGTACTTCAACTTGAAGCCCAGACTTCAAAAGTTATTTATGTCTCCACAGCCTGCTACTGATATGCGATATCATGCTGAAGAACGTATCAATGATGGACTTTTGAGACATCCTGCTGATGCGAAGACATGGAAAACCTTTGATAAGAGGCATACAACGTTTGCAGCTGACCCTAGGAATGTGAGACTTGCATTAGCAAGTGATGGCATGAATCCTTACGGAAATATGATGAATCCGCATAGTACATGGCCAGTGGTTCTAATCATCTACAACTTACCACCATGGGAGGTTATGCAAGAGCAAAACTTCATTTTGTCTATGATAATTTCGGGACCCAAGTCACCGGGAAATGATATCGATGTTTATTTACAACCCCTTATAGAAGAATTGAAGGAATTATGGTACGTTGGTGTTACCACTTACGATGCTTCGAAGAAAGAGTATTTTCAGTTGCGCGCAGCATTGCTTGGCACTATTAATGACTTTCCTGCACTAGCTATGCTCTCCGGGTGGAGCACCAAGGGGTCCTTAGCATGTCCGTGTTGTGGGTCCGACCCATGTTCAACTCGACTGCGGTATGGAGGTAAGTTTTGTTACATGCAACATCGCCGGTTCTTGCCTGCTGATCACAAGTGGCGACAACAGACAACACCCTTCAACGGGGAAAAAGAGCTTAGAGAAAAACCACATCTAATGAATGGGGATGAGATAAATCATCAGTTGGCACATTTTGAGCAAGTAGAATTTGGTAAGAATGCCAAACAGAACGGTCTGACACCAACAGTACCGGTCGATTTTGAccacaattggaaaaaaaaagtgtATTTTTCGGGAAGAGTTGCCATATGTGAGCACAATTTTGTGTTTCCATAA